In Bacillus sp. FJAT-45037, the following are encoded in one genomic region:
- a CDS encoding dihydroorotate dehydrogenase electron transfer subunit, producing MHKKGIVTIKNQRLLADQIYELTCTGELVTQMTTPGQFVHMRVTDHDDLLLRRPLSICDVDVANQSLTILYRVEGNGTARLAEKKSGETLDLLAPLGQGFPVEAAKQGETALLVGGGIGVPPLYYLSKQLKERGVNIVHVLGFNSVSDVFYESAFSELGSTYVTTVDGTHGSKGFVTDAIKQFDIQADVLYCCGPTPMLRALSEAYEGSRAYVSLEERIGCGVGACFACVCHTSVDPEGTDYRKVCTDGPVFKVGEVVI from the coding sequence ATGCACAAAAAGGGAATCGTGACGATCAAAAATCAGCGGCTACTAGCGGATCAAATCTATGAATTGACATGCACAGGGGAGCTTGTCACTCAAATGACAACCCCTGGTCAATTCGTTCATATGAGAGTCACTGATCATGATGATCTCCTTTTAAGAAGACCGCTGAGTATATGTGACGTCGATGTAGCTAATCAATCCTTAACGATTCTTTATCGCGTCGAAGGAAATGGAACAGCGAGGCTGGCTGAGAAAAAGTCAGGTGAAACTCTTGATCTACTTGCACCACTCGGTCAGGGCTTTCCAGTAGAGGCTGCGAAACAAGGAGAAACGGCTCTCCTCGTAGGTGGTGGAATAGGTGTACCTCCTCTTTATTATTTATCTAAACAGCTAAAAGAACGTGGAGTGAATATAGTGCATGTACTAGGATTCAACTCTGTAAGTGATGTGTTTTACGAGAGTGCCTTCAGCGAGCTTGGTTCTACTTATGTCACAACTGTTGATGGAACGCACGGTTCAAAGGGATTCGTTACTGATGCGATCAAACAGTTTGATATTCAAGCAGACGTATTGTATTGCTGTGGCCCAACTCCGATGCTTAGAGCATTAAGTGAGGCGTATGAAGGAAGTCGTGCGTACGTATCGTTAGAGGAACGGATCGGATGTGGAGTTGGTGCTTGCTTTGCCTGTGTCTGTCACACATCAGTGGACCCAGAAGGAACAGACTATAGAAAAGTTTGCACAGATGGTCCAGTCTTCAAGGTGGGGGAGGTCGTCATATGA